The genomic DNA CTTGCGGGCCTCTCGGGCCGCGTCTCCCAGTGCCTTGGACAACTTCTGCTTGGCCTCGCGTCTGCCTCGGGGGGGAACCGTCGTTTTCGACGCCATGGCGCCTGTCACCTCCAGTCCTGACTCCGAGAGTTATATGACTTCTCCAGTCATGTGTCAGCGGGAAACGTCAGAAGTAGTGTCCATTCCCGTGCGTTGGCGGGCGGCCGAGAGGCCTTGGGCGCGGCGTCTGGGTTGCAGGGTGCACGAACACCGCCGGCGGTCCGCATGCATCGGGGCGCATGACCTTGGAGGTCATCGCGCCCCGGGGGAACATCGCCGGGATGTGGAGTCCGTCAGACGGGACTAGAGGAAGGCCGCGGCGTCGAACTCGTCCACGCGGATGGGGAGCAGGCGGGGCAGGGGCCGCTGGAAGACCTTGGCGTCCATCTCTAGATCGAGGATTTCCAGGCCGGCGGGGACGAACTCGCGGAAGCGCTGGCTCACGTACTCGCGCAGGCCCAGGAGCGTCACCTTGCGCTTCTCCTCCAGGAGGGGGCGCAGGGCGGCGGCGAAGTCGCTGCCATCGTGGCTGGCGAGCGCGACACTGGCGCCCGGCCGGGAGGTGCGGATGGCCTCGAGCAGCTTGAGGATGCCCATGTCCACGACCTTCTGCTCGGGGCGGCCATGGAGCAGGACGACCTCGCAGCCCGCGGTCTTCAGGGCGCGCACGAAGCCAATCATCATGTCCGGCAACTGCTCGCCCCGGGCATTGAGCACCACGATGCAGCGCACCGGGTTGGCGAAGCGGGACTCACAGAAAGCAACCAGGCGATCGAACTGCACGCGATCCTGGGGCTCGGGTTTGCGTCCCACGACGTTGGACACGGCCCAATCGATGTTCTCGGCATCGATGAGCACGTAGGTGGCGGCGGCGGGACGGGTCGTCGAGGTCATGGCGGGGCAACATATCCGTGGTGTCTCGACCCCGTGGGACTTCTTGGTGTTCTCGAGGCGGGCGGTTCTCCGGGAGTAACGGGAAAGAGGACTCCGGGTGCGGTCAGCCCTCGGACTCTCGGCCCCGCCGCTGGCGCGGGGCGTGTTTCACCCCGCCCGGCGCGCTCCTGGCGGGTGCGGGGGACGGGGTGATGACCTCGCCGAGTGACGAGAAGGTCTCGTCGACATAGTCCGTCAGGCTCCGGGTTCCGTCGGCCGCCCATCGGCGCAAGGCAACGCCCTGCGTGGCGACCGCGATGGAGGCGATGAGGAACGCGATGTCTTCCTTGTCGCCTCGCGTGCCGAGCCTCGTGGCCAGGACCCGCGAGAGCTTCATGCGCCATTGCTCCTGGATGTCGAGGAAGTGCGGCCGGAGCATGGGGGTGGCGAGCAGGAACCGCAGGTAGGCGCGATTCCCCTCCCGCTCGCTGCTCAGGTTCTTGTGCACGGCTTCCAGGGCGTTGCGGACCGCGAGCAGGCCGGGCTCGTCCGCGGGCCGCGCCTCCAGCGCGTCGCAGATCTGCTCGCTGCCGTAGCGCAGCCGCCAGAGCACGACGTCTTCCTTGGTCTCGAAGTACCGGAAGAACGTCCGCCGCGAGATTCCCGCCGCCCGCGCGATGTCCTCGATGGTGGTTTCATGGAACCCCCGCTCGATGAACAAGCCGAGCGCCACCTCGCCGAGCTCCAGGCGGAGCAGGCGCTGTTTGCGCTCCCGCAGGTTGGGCTGCCCGGGGCCTTTGCGTCGCTCGTCCATGCTCGCTCCCTTTATCTTCTCCTCCTGTAACATGGGCGCGAGGGAGCGCGTATCTGGCGCTTGATGGCGAGAGTGACACTCAGTGTCATTCGAGTTGCAGGCCGCAGTCGGAGCACGCGCCTTCGACCAGGGCGGCGGCGGTGCCACAGGCGGGGCAGGGCAGCTCCCCCTCTTCCGGTAGGGCCAGGAGCGGCGCTCCCGAGGGCACGAGTCCTTCGCGCACGAGGCTG from Melittangium boletus DSM 14713 includes the following:
- a CDS encoding NYN domain-containing protein, whose product is MTSTTRPAAATYVLIDAENIDWAVSNVVGRKPEPQDRVQFDRLVAFCESRFANPVRCIVVLNARGEQLPDMMIGFVRALKTAGCEVVLLHGRPEQKVVDMGILKLLEAIRTSRPGASVALASHDGSDFAAALRPLLEEKRKVTLLGLREYVSQRFREFVPAGLEILDLEMDAKVFQRPLPRLLPIRVDEFDAAAFL
- a CDS encoding TetR family transcriptional regulator yields the protein MDERRKGPGQPNLRERKQRLLRLELGEVALGLFIERGFHETTIEDIARAAGISRRTFFRYFETKEDVVLWRLRYGSEQICDALEARPADEPGLLAVRNALEAVHKNLSSEREGNRAYLRFLLATPMLRPHFLDIQEQWRMKLSRVLATRLGTRGDKEDIAFLIASIAVATQGVALRRWAADGTRSLTDYVDETFSSLGEVITPSPAPARSAPGGVKHAPRQRRGRESEG